The Spirochaeta lutea genomic sequence TGCGTCTTGAACAGAGCAGAGATTTTTCCGAGACTCGAGAATACTTGACCAGCGTATTGCCCCGCAAAACCTTAGAGCTTCTCGAGTCAAAGGAACACAGCTCTACCAGCCAGCAGATCCAAGTTCTGCAGCAACACTTATCGCCGGTACTTCGGGAATTAACTCAGCTCAATCAAACCATGCATAGCAGGCAGAAGGATGAGGCCTTTTTTAAAGGGGGACTCGAACGGGAGCTTCAGAACCTGGTGAACCTGAATCAGACCCTTTCCGAGGAGGCTCATAATCTTGCCAGGGCGCTGGAAGGTCAGAACAAATCCCAGGGGATCTGGGGTGAGATGGTTCTGGAACGATTGCTTGAGTCTGCGGGGTTAGAAGCAGGCAGAGATTTTGAGCTTCAAAAAAGCTTCCGGTTGGGAGGAGGAACGATTCTCCGGCCGGACGTTGTAATCACCCTACCAAAAGAGCGTTTCCTGGTAATCGATGCGAAGGTAAGTCTTAAGTCCTATATGGATGTTATCGCTGCATCGCAAGAGGTGGAGCGGGCTGCTGCAACGAAGCGTCTGGTTGGGAGCATACGGGGGCACATTAAGTCCTTGGGAGAAAAACACTATGAGTTGCTTCATAAGTCATCGAGCATTGAGGCTGTATTGCTTTTCATGCCGATAGAAGGAGCGCTTGCTGCAGCCCTCTCCTCGGATTCCGGAATTTTGGAGTACGCTTTTTCCAAGAGAATCATTATTTGCTCCCCCAGCAGTCTCTTGCTCACCATTAAGATCGTTAATACCCTCTGGTTACAGGATTCCAAGGACGGCAGAACCGAAGCGCTGTTGGAATTAAGCGATGAGCTGACCCGCAGCTTAAAGCGATTATTTGAGGATCTGCAGAATCTTGACTCTAAACTTACTGCTTCCCAGGATTTGGTGGATCGTATGCTTACAAGGTTTACCGCGAAACGCGGAGGACTGCTGCCTACCCTGGATTCTATCGCAAAAAAACGGGACCAATGACCGCTACTGCACAACCACGGGTAAGCGAGATGCAAGAACTTGGACGGTTCCTCCCTTTTCATCCAGTCGATCACCGTCGAACTGTAAGAAACGACGCCGGCGCGTTTTTATAACCACCTGCTTGGCTTTGTACTGATGAAGATCCTTGAGATGCTGGCTCTGACCGCTCAACACATTGAACATCATAGTAATCAGAGCGCCGATCCCGGGTTGTTTATAGACCATGACGTGGAGGTACCCGCTATTCAAACTGGCAGTTGGGTTTATTACAATGCGCCCGGCGTAGTATTTTCCATTGGAAATAATTACCTGATAGCCGCTTACGACGACCTTTTGTAAGTCGTCATCATATATTTCAAGGGTTGTGAGGGGCGGCTTTCTTCTGGTGAGGGTCCGGAGAACCGCGAGCACGTAGGCAAACTTCCCGAAGAACTTTTTTTCCGCCTTATACACACTGTGGACCGTTAACGCGTCTATGCCCGAGGAAACCATGAGAACGAAGGGATGCTCGTTTATCATTCCCAGGTCAATGTGTTTGATTCGTCCGGTTCTCCATAGACTCAGGGCCTTAACCGGATCCTGGGGAATAAATAACTCTTTGGATAGTACGTTCGCTGTTCCGTGGGGAATGATAAGTATGGGCAAGGGATTGTCGATCATCCCCTCCACTACTTCCCGCACGGTTCCATCTCCTCCCAACACAACCACGGCATCCTTACCTTCCCGGTAGCTTTGAATGATCCTTCCGCCATCCCCTCGGTGCCTGGTGTACTCAATCTGCAGGGTGATGTTGTGTTGCTCTGCATAGGCGGTGAGCCGATGCATTGTCAGGGTAAGCCACCTCCGCCGGCCTGCCGCCGGATTGATGATACATAAGAGGGTGGCTGGTTTGTCTGCGTTTTTTCTAATCAAGATTATTTACCTTTCCTGAAACTGTTGGTATAACAGGGTATGCAAAAACCAATTAAAAAAATACTCAATTTGATAATGTTTTTCCAGCTTTTTACCGCTGGGGCGTTCAATCCTATACAGAGTCTCTATTTTACCCAACATCTTGGTTTTTCAGGAACCCAAACCGGATTAATACTTTCGTTCGCTGTGGTGTCGGCTATTCTGGCGCCGCTGCTGAGTTCCCTGGTGGTGGACCGGATTCTTTCCGCCCGCAGGCTGCTGATGGTGCTCCATGGCGTTTCGGCAGGTGCGGGAGTGTTTTTTTCTTTCCAGGATAATTTTATCCTCGTCCTGCTGAGTTATTTTATTTTTATGATCACCCAGGGACCAACGGTAGGGCTTGTAAACGCCGTTACCTTTGCGAACCTACCCGAACCCACAAAAAGTTTCGGCGGCGTACGGATGTTTGGGACCCTGGGATGGATGGTCGCCGGTTGGTCCTTCGGTTTGGTGGGGCATCTACTCTCGGTCTTGGGGGGTGATGCTTCCGGGACCTCTGTCCTGCTTCCATGGGCTTTCAGAATTGCTGCGCTAGGATCCCTCTTGACCCTTCTGTTTGCTGCGATCCTTCCGGGAAAACCTAAGCCTGTTTCGGTT encodes the following:
- a CDS encoding diacylglycerol/lipid kinase family protein codes for the protein MIRKNADKPATLLCIINPAAGRRRWLTLTMHRLTAYAEQHNITLQIEYTRHRGDGGRIIQSYREGKDAVVVLGGDGTVREVVEGMIDNPLPILIIPHGTANVLSKELFIPQDPVKALSLWRTGRIKHIDLGMINEHPFVLMVSSGIDALTVHSVYKAEKKFFGKFAYVLAVLRTLTRRKPPLTTLEIYDDDLQKVVVSGYQVIISNGKYYAGRIVINPTASLNSGYLHVMVYKQPGIGALITMMFNVLSGQSQHLKDLHQYKAKQVVIKTRRRRFLQFDGDRLDEKGGTVQVLASRLPVVVQ
- a CDS encoding DNA recombination protein RmuC; this encodes MLTVLFFILWLLNRGISAQLKNQVQIERELRLEQSRDFSETREYLTSVLPRKTLELLESKEHSSTSQQIQVLQQHLSPVLRELTQLNQTMHSRQKDEAFFKGGLERELQNLVNLNQTLSEEAHNLARALEGQNKSQGIWGEMVLERLLESAGLEAGRDFELQKSFRLGGGTILRPDVVITLPKERFLVIDAKVSLKSYMDVIAASQEVERAAATKRLVGSIRGHIKSLGEKHYELLHKSSSIEAVLLFMPIEGALAAALSSDSGILEYAFSKRIIICSPSSLLLTIKIVNTLWLQDSKDGRTEALLELSDELTRSLKRLFEDLQNLDSKLTASQDLVDRMLTRFTAKRGGLLPTLDSIAKKRDQ